The genomic stretch TTTTTCAGGATTAATTTTTTAGAATCACATTTCGACTCCGCTCAATGTTCAAGATTCGTTATCACAACAAATCCACAAGAACACAACAGTAAGAAAATCTAAAAGCGCAGCGATCTAACATCTAACAGCGCAGCGTTCTAAAAGCGCAGCGATCTAATTTGTTAACTCCCGAAACAAACTCTCCAAATTCTTATTCTTTTGGTTAATTTTTAGTGCTTTCAAATCATTATCATGTGCAAAATCAAATACGGTTGGGCGCATATCTTTTGTAGTATCAAACGTAATTTCATATACTAAACCATGTGTGTTCACAACATGCGTCACATGCGGAATTTGTTGTATCAATACATCTTCTATGCGATAATCAAACTCAATTTCGATTACTTGTTTTTGATCTTTCTGAAGTTTTGCCAATGTTGTATCTGCGACAATTTCACCTTTGTTAATAATAATCACACGATCACAAATGGCTTCTACTTCTTGCATAATATGTGTGGAAAGAAAAATAGTTTTCTCTTTTCCAATAGAAGTAATCAAATTCCGAATCTCGGTCAACTGATTCGGATCCAAACCTGTAGTTGGTTCGTCCAAAATTAACACTTCAGGATCATGCAACAATGCATTTGCCAATCCGACACGCTGACGAAAACCTTTTGACAATTGACTAATCTTCTTATGCGCTTCTGGCAAAAGTCCTGTCATTACAATCACTTCTTCAATGCGCGATTTAGGAGTTTTGTACACATTTGCGTTAAACGCTAAATATTCACGCACATGCATATCCAAGTACAACGGATTGTGCTCCGCAAGATACCCAACGCTTTTTTGAACATTTCGTGCTTCCGTAGTTGTATCAAATTCATTTACAACGGCATTTCCTGAAGTCGCTTTCAAATACGTAGTCAATATTTTCATCATCGTAGACTTTCCAGCACCATTTGGACCTAAAAACCCAACAATCTCTCCTTTAGCAATGCGAAAAGAAACATTATGCAATGCTTTCTGTTCTCCATAAATTTTTGTGATATTTTCTACTACAATAGACATATACAGGAATTAAAGATTCAAAACTACATAAATTTTTATCAGTATTTCATATGATTAAATCAAATAAAAACAAAAAATACTGCTGTTTGCTGATAAAAACGTTTTTCTTCAAAAAATATTGGCAAACCATTTTGATTATAAAAATTAATCTATACATTAGCTGAACATTAATAAAAAAAACATGTTTAATACAAATTATTTATGGCAAGGTTATTTTTACTTCTTTTTTTATAGAAAGAAGCAGGAACTCCTAGTTGTATATAGTTAATTTTAATTAAACTCAACATATAAAGCAAGTTCCGAAATATATTCGGAACTTTTTTTTTGGAGTAAAAATTAAAAAGTGAGGAGTTATATGTAATTAAGCTAATCTAGATTTTACATGAAAATCGAAATGGTTTTTCTTTTTCCGAAGTGTAGTAATTCTTTTCGTTAAGAATTTTTGAAGCCTTGGAAAAAATTTAGAAAATAATTACGGTTCTAGTTTTTCAGAGAAAAAACTAGAAACACCTCTGGAAAAAGCGCCTTTTCTTTTGTTTCTTTTCTTTGGGCGAGCAAAGTAAAAGAAATCGAAGATTCATAAGTTCCTTAATTTTAAAATAGAAATGACACGAATTAAAATAAAAAACTAAAATAAAATACTTTTTGAGAAGCATTTTGATTAAAAATTATATCAAATGAATCTTTTAAGCTAGAAGTATATAGACTAATGAAACAAACAATAGCCATACAAGGAATTCAAGGTTCCAATCATCACAAAGTAGCACAATTGTATTTCGGAAACGATGTGCAATTGGACGAATGCTTATCATTTGATGCATTGGTTTCTAGCTTAATGAACGAAAAAAGCAGTTACGCAATCATGGCGTTGGAAAATACCATTGCAGGTTCTATAATTCCAAACTATGCATTAATTGATACAAATAACATTCACATCAATGGAGAATTTTATCTAAACATTCATCATCATTTAATGGCGTTGCCAAATCAAACTATTGAAGATATTACGGAAGTTTGTTCGCATCCGATGGCGCTATTACAATGTAAAGAATTCTTCAAGAAATATCCACACATAAAATTAGTAGAAGATGCAGATACGGCGGCAGTTGCGGAGAGAATTCAACAAAAACAATTAAAAGGAGTAGCCGCAATTGCAACAAAAACGGCAGCCGAATTATTCAATTTAGAAATACTTTCTGGAGAAATTCAAACCATCAAAACAAATGCAACGCGTTTTGTAATTCTTCAAAAAAAACCACCTAAAAATGGCATCGATCAAATTGATAAAGCTTCTTTACGATTTGAATTAGATCACAAAAGAGGAAGTTTAGCAACAGTACTCAATGTAATGAGCGATTGCAAAATTGATCTCACCAAAATACAATCCTTACCAATTATTGAAAGACCTTGGAAATATGCCTTTTTCGTAGATGTTACGTTTGAAGACTATGAAAATTACACCAAAGCGATTTCAGTATTGGAAATAATGACGACAAGTTTAAAAGTGTTAGGAACCTACAAAAACCAACGAAACCAATGATTCCAGCAAAACGCATACATACAGTTGAAGAATACTATTTCTCTAAAAAATTACGCGAAGTACGTGGTTTAATAGCGGCTGGAAAACCGATTATCAATCTTGGTATTGGAAGTCCCGATTTACAACCGCCAACTGTTGTAGTAACTGCTTTAGAAGCAAGTTTGCACGATGAAACTGCGCACAAATATCAAAGTTATCAAGGAATTCCTGAGTTGAGAAATGCCATTGCAGATTTCTATCAAAAAAATTACAACGTGTCGCTAAACGCGAATGATGAAATATTGCCATTAATGGGAAGTAAAGAAGGTATTATGCATATTTCAATGGCGTATTTAGATGAAGGCGATGAGGTTTTAATCGCAAATCCAGGATATCCAACATACACTTCGGTAACGAAACTATTAGGCGCAATTCCGAAATATTATAATTTAGATGCTTCAACGAATTGGTTGCCCGATTTAGCAAAATTGGAACAACAAGATTTAAGTAAAGTAAAATTGATGTGGGTAAACTATCCGCACATGCCAACAGGCGCGAAAGCAACAAAAGGGTTCTTTGAACGCTTAATTGTGTTCGCTAAAAAGCATCAAATTCTAATTATTAATGACAATCCTTATAGTTTCATTCTCAACGATGAACCGTTAAGTATTTTGTCAATAGCTGGCGCAAAAGATGTTGCGTTAGAGTTGAATTCGCTCAGTAAATCGTTCAATATGGCAGGTTGGCGTACAGGAATGGTGATGGGAAAAGCAGCACACATTCAGCATGTATTAAAAGTAAAAAGCAACATGGATTCAGGCATGTTTTACGGAATCCAAAAAGGAGCTATCAAAGCATTAGAAAGTTCTAAAGAATGGTTTACAGAACTCAATAAAATATATGCAAAACGGCGTGAACTCATTTGGGAATTGGCAACAAAACTAGAATGTGTATTCGACAAAGAAACTGCCGGAATGTTTGTTTGGGCAAAAATGCCAAAAAATAGCAACCTGACTTCGGAAGCATTCATAGACAAATTGCTCTATGAAAAAGACGTATTCATTACGCCAGGAAGCATTTTTGGAACGCAAGGCGAAGGTTATGTGCGTTTTTCATTATGTGTATCTGAAGAAAAAATAAAAGAAGTCATTAAAAGAATAGAGCAATAATGAACGTATACATCATAGGAATCGGACTTATTGGCGGAAGCATGTCGTTGGATATTCAAGAAAAATATCCAGAAGCAATCATATATGGAATTGACGCAAATGAAACGCATTTAGAAGAAGCATTGCAAGGAAAGTTAATTCATAAAAAAGCAATACTTCAAGATGTACAATTTGCAGATGTTGTCATTGTCACAATTCCTGTGCACGTATCTGTTGGCGTTATTACGGAAGTTTTAAACACAATTAATGACGATACGTTGGTAATTGATGCAGGTTCTACCAAAGAAAAAATCTGCGAAAGCATTGCAACACATCCAAAACGAAGAAACTTTTTGGCGTCACATCCAATTGCAGGAACGGAGTTTTCAGGGCCAAAAGCTGCTGTCAAAGGATTATTCATTGGGAAAACAATCATCATATGTGAAGTTGAAAAAACAGCATTCACATTACAAGAAAAAGCGTTGGAAATATTCAAAAACTTAGGCATGCGCATTCGATATATGGATTCAAAATCGCACGACAAACACATTGCGTACGTATCGCATTTATCGCACATAAGTTCGTTCATGCTAGGAAAAACGGTCATTGAAAAAGAAAAAAATGAACGCGATATCTTTGATTTGGCAGGTAGTGGATTTGCCTCAACAGTACGTTTGGCAAAAAGTTCGCCAGCCATGTGGACACCAATATTTGAACAAAACAAAGCCAATGTCATCGAAACATTAGAAGAATACATTGCCAACTTACAAGAATTTAAAAACTTAATGTTGCAAGACAATTTTGAAGGAATCTATCAAGAAATGGAAAATACGAATCACATAAAAAAAATATTAAAAGGAATCAAATAATAATACTTAGGGCGTTTCCAATAAGAACACTTCGAGAAAACCTCAGTGTGCTTCTTGGTCGGGCTATTCGCTGTATCTCCCGAGAAAATCGGGAGGATGCCGCTGCTATCCCTAACGTATTACATTGAGCGGAGTCGAAATGCGGAAGTTCCCACGAAAGTGGGAATCTCAAAGAGCAAAGAATAAAGAATAAAGAATAAAGAATAAAATAACAAATAACAAAGAACCAAGAGCAAAAAAACAAAAAACAAAAAAACCCATGGAAAACAAAAAAGAACTTAGAAATTGGTTAGATGCCTTCGGATTAGATCATCCATTAGTAATTGCAGGACCATGTAGTGCCGAAACAGAAGAGCAAGTACTAAAAATAGCGCATCAATTAAAAGATACAGATGCAACGGTATTGCGCGCAGGAATATGGAAACCTCGTACGCGTCCAGGAAATTTTGAAGGTGTTGGCGCGCTTGGACTCAAATGGTTGCAAAAAGCAAAAGAAGAAACAGGAATGTTAATTGCAACGGAAGTGGCAAACGCAAACCATGTTCGCTTAGCTTTAGAACACGATGTAGATGTATTATGGATTGGAGCACGCTCAACAGTAAGTCCATTTATTGTACAAGAAATTGCAGATGCTTTAAATGGTACAGACAAAATTGTATTGGTAAAAAACCCAGTAAATCCTGATTTACCATTATGGCTTGGTGCTATTGAACGTTTGTACACGGCAAACATAAAAAACTTAGGAGTAATTCACAGAGGATTTTCAACCTACGAAAAAACACGTTACCGAAACAATCCAGAATGGCAAATTCCGATTGAATTGCAAAACCGATTCCCAGATTTACCATTAATATTAGATCCTTCTCACATTGCAGGACGAAGAGATATTATTTTTGATATCTGCCAAACAGGTTTAGATTTAAACTATGATGGCTTAATGGTGGAAACACATTTTGATCCAGACAATGCTTGGAGTGATGCCAAACAACAAATTACGCCAGCTACTTTAGTAGAGTACATGGAAGATTTGAAAATCAGAAAAGAAACAGATACCGAAGCTGATTACAAAAATGCGCTAAACACATCGCGTACACAAATTGATGTTATTGACCATCAATTAATAGAAATGTTAGGAAAACGTATGAAAGTTGCCGACAAAATTGGTGCCTTAAAAAAGGACAAAAACGTAGCAATCTTACAAACCAAACGTTGGAATGAAATTTTAGGAAAAATGATTTTGGAAGGCGAAGAAAATAAATTAAGCGAAGAATTTATCTTAAAAATCTTCAAAGCCATTCACCAAGAATCAATCAATCATCAAAAGAAAATTATCAATAGCTAATATTTAATTGGGTAACATGGCTAGGTTTTTGTGACTACATATTATAACATTAAAACCATATATTATGAAAAAAAACAAAGTAAACTCAAAAATCAGCATCACAAAAAGCGTAATCGCAAGTTTGAATGAAGTTGATGTTCGTAAAATTGTTGGTGGAGCAATTACTGGAAACGACTGTTTAAACAACACATTACGGTGTCACGAAAGTGAAGTAATTTCTTGCTACAGTCCATGTGGTGGTTCAGCAGCAACTATTGGATGTCATAAATAAAATTAGATACTAAAAAAGCGAGCCAATCGGCTCGCTTTTTGTTTTTCAGCAATAGCTATAAAAAACTAGACACATGTACAGGCAGTATTTGCAATGAGCGTTTCAGGCGAATATTTTCAAAGCTATTCACCAAGAATCAATCAATCATCAAGAAAAAATCATCAATAATTAAAATAAACTGGGTAACATGGCTAGGTTTTTGTGACTACATAGTATAACATTAAAACCATATATTATGAAAAAAAACAAAGTAAACTCAAAAATCAGCATCACAAAAAGCGTAATCGCAAGTTTGAATGAAGTTGATGTCCGTAAAATCGTTGGTGGAGCAAATAATACTCACATAGTATGTTATAATAACACAGAGCGGTGTAAACTCAGTAATGAAATTTCTTGTTATAGTCCTTGTGGTCCAGGTGGATTTGGAACTCTTGCCTGCAATCCAGGAACTACTAATTGTTAACAATAAGTAATGAATTTTGTAAAAAAAGCGAGCCAATTGGCTCGCTTTTTACTTTTCAGCAATGTTTATAAAAAACTAAGCGCATGTACATCTCGTATCTGGTAAGTCCGATTTTGGAAAGCAAATTTTTGGATCAATAGAATTCGGGTTATGTTCGCTTCCGCCAGAAGTATCAATTGGATTATCTCCACCTTTAATAGTAAAATCAGCAATTGATTTCTTGTTCAATGCTAAACTTTTTAAATTTCGTTTTTTCATAATATTCAAGTTTTTAAATTAACAATCTCCAGCGACGGAAGGTCCATGTGGTACACATCCTATTCCCTGCGTGTTTGGAGCTTGTTCGGAAGGACAATGAGCATAGATATGATGTGTTTGTGGAAAAGGAATTGATTCTTCGCAAGGATACGTTTCTTCAGCATTTTCGCTTCCACCTTTTAGTGAGGAAACAGCAATTTTGTTTAATTGTAAACTTTTTAAATTTCGTTTTTTCATAATAGTTATAGTTTTAAAATTAATAATGAATCAAAAGAAGAAAAAAAAGTTCATCAAAAAAAGAAACACTATTGACGGTTTATGAATTCGCAATAAGCTACTGAAAATGTGTAAAATAGATTGTTGATGGTTTATGAAAACGTACTAAATAGTCCAGTTAACTGATGTGCATTTGCGAACTTTATTTTTAATAACTGATATTTATCAATAGATTTGCCGCCTCCCAAATGTATTAGTTTACATAAAAATTATTCTAAAAATTTTACAAACAAACATGAAACACATTTTACACGTATTGCTATTTCTATTTGTGCTCAACTTAAATGCGCAAGGTAAATTAGGACCAATTACAATTTCTTATGGACAAGAAATTAAAGAAGACAAAGAAAAAATTGTTCGAATTGCAGGAGAACTTAATGGCAAAATTTACACGCTAGCACGCAAAGGAAAAAAGAAGTATTTCTTAAAAATGTTTAGTGCGGACAAAATGGAAGTGTTGGCAACACAACAAATTGAATTTTCAGAATACAAAGGAAAAGACCTTACGTTTGAGGAAATCATTGTTGTTGGAAATAACTTATATGCATTTGGAAGTTTATATGATCGTAAAGCAAAAGAAAATCATTTAGTAGGATTTCCAATTTCGGCAGACGGAAAACTTTCAAAAGAAGGACAATTATTGTTCAATACGAAAGTGACTAAAAAAAGAGAAAGAGGTGCTTTCTACTTTAAGGAATCTCCAACAGGCGATAGATTGCTAATTATGCATGCCGCTTTTTTTGATAAAAAAGAAGAAGTACAATATGAAGTAAAGTTATTTAATGAAAATCTTGAAGCGGAAATGACGAACTTAGAAACAGTTTCCGTTTGAAGATAGAAGAGATTTAGAATTTAATATTGCCGATTTTGATGTAAATGTATATGATGATATTTTTATTGTCATTAATGAAAGTTACAGAGATCGTAAACAGAAAAAAAACATTGAAAAATTTGAAGTACATGCTTTCAAAAAGGAAAGCGGATACGCAAAAGAAATTATCAATATCGATTTTACAAACAGAGAAGTCATCAACTGTGAATTATTGGCAACAAACAAAGATGTATTGCATTTAGTAGGTTTTTACTCAAGTGTACGCAAAAACGGAAAAGCCAACAGAAAACTTAGAGGTGTATATGCGGCAACAATTGATGCTAAAACCAATGAAGTCACAAATTTGAAATTCAATAAATTTGATCTTGAAACTAAAATAAAACTAATTGGAGAGCGAAGAGCTAAAAAAGATAAAGACATTTTACCATTATACCGCACACATAGTTTGATTGAAAAAAATGATGGCGGATTATTCCTATTATCTGAATATCAAGAAATAATTGTTGGGAGAAGTCAAGGAATTGGTCCAGTATCTGTACAACCAATTACGTACATTAACAATGAAATTATTGTAACCTCTTTAAATGCAGATGGAACAATTGCTTGGACAAATGTAATAGCAAAAAGACAAGTAGCAAGTTTTACAGTATTCTCACTTGGAATTTTTGGTTTTGCACAAGGAAATGGTTTTTCAGTTGGTGTTGGAATCTCAATTCCAATCGCAGTAGCAGGTAAAGGACCAGAATATTTAAGTGCGATTCCTATTTATGAAGACGGACAATTGACAGTAATTTTTAATGACAACAAAAAGAATATTGGTGTAACTGATATTGAAGAAGTTAAAAAACTTGGAAACTATAACAAAGCCATTCCAACGGCATTTGTATTTGACGATCAGGGGAAAATTACACGAATTGATTCAAAAGAAGTAAAAGACGAGCAATTAGTCATCAGACCCGGAATTTATTACCGAAAAGGCCCAAATGATTACATTATTTATGCATCGAGAAAATCGAAAGATAAACTTGGGAGAATGCAAATTAAGAAGTAATATAAACTGAATTTGATGTAAAATAGTACGAAACAGATTCTTTTTCCGCAGTGTAGCAGGCATTTTTCGTTAAGAATTTTTGAAGCCTTGGAAAAAATTTAGAAAAATGAATGCGGTTTTTAACTCGAAATATTCTTAAATAAACTTAAATTATTTAGAGAATTCACATTAATATAACTCAAAACAATAACAAAAGGTTTGTATGAAAGTGCAAACCTTTTGTTATTTCTAAGAATAATCTTGATATTTGCCGCAATGATAGGAACAGTTTATAAATCTACGGGAAGTTGGTATTTGGTGAAAACCGAAGAAGGCAAAGCGTATGAATGTAGAATTAAAGGTAAATTTAGGCTCAAAGGAATCAAAAGCACCAATCCTATTGCGGTTGGTGACAAAGTGAACTTTACACTGGAAACCGACAACAATACGGAAACAGGTATTATTGATAAGATTTTTGATCGAAAAAACTACATTATCCGAAAATCGGTCAATCTCTCGAAGCAAACACACATTATTGCTTCAAACATAGATCAAGTATTTCTATTAATCACCATTGACAATCCGCCAACATTTCCAAACTTCATAGATCGTTTCTTAGTCACCGCAGAAGCCTATTCGATTCCGTGTGTATTAACATTCAATAAAATTGATACCTACACAGAAATTGAACGCCGTGCAGAAGTTATGTATCTCAAAGATATTTACGAGAAAATTGGGTATGAATGTATAGAAATTTCCGCCAAGGAAAATAAAAACATAGAAGCCATTAAACAACGGATGAAAGGAACAGTAAGTATGTTTGCAGGACATTCTGGTGTTGGAAAATCAACGTTGGTAAATGCAATTGCGCCAGAACTCAATCTGAAAACCAAAGAAATTTCAGATCAACACAAGCAAGGACAACACACCACAACTTTTGCGGAAATGTTCGATTTAGAATTTGGTGCAAAAATAATTGATACGCCAGGAATTAAAGGATTTGGAATTGTAGACATGGAAAAAGAAGAATTAGATAACTATTTTCCAGAATTTCTAGCTTTAAAAAACAACTGTAAATTCAACAATTGTATTCACATTGAAGAGCCATATTGTGCCATAAAAGATGCAGTTGACGATGGAGAAATTGCTTGGTCGCGTTACAAAAGTTACGTGCAAATCATAGAAAATGAAGAAAATAATTACCGCGTAGACGAATTTAAAGATGACTAATGTTTAAATGTTTCACTGGTTTTTTTCTTTTTCCGCAGTATAACAATTTTTTTTCGCTGGTTAAAAAAAACTTTAAAATATCAAATAAAGAATACTATATTTAGTTGTTTATGAAAGCAGTAATTCAAAGAGTTTCAGAAGCAAGCGTTACGGTTGATCAAAAAAAAGTAGCCGAAATTAGTCATGGAGTATTAATTTTACTCGGAATTGAACACGAAGATACACACGAAGATATTGCGTGGCTTTCTGCCAAAATTTCCAAACTTAGAATCTTCAATGATGAAAATGGCGTCATGAATACGTCACTAATTGATATTAATGGCGAAGCAATTGTTGTAAGTCAATTTACATTGCATGCGAGTACAAAAAAAGGGAATCGTCCCGGATATATCAAAGCAGCAAAACCTGACGTTTCAATTCCGTTATACGAAGCATTTGTAGCACAATTAGAACAAGACATTCACAAAAAAGTACACACAGGAATCTTTGGCGCCGATATGAAAGTTGCGTTGCTAAATGACGGACCTGTAACCATTATTATAGACACAAAAAACAAAGAATAAGACTTTGTAAACTTTTTCTTATGTTTATGGAGATTAAATTTGTTAAATCATTTCTTTTAGTATCTTCGCAACATGTTTTCCCCAACATATTGAAAAAACATACACGTATGCGCATAAAATTATTTTGGATTACACTCTTCTTACTAAGCATAAACTTGGTCACTGCACAAGATGATCTCACAAGTTATTTAACACTTCCGTCAGAATTAACAGAAAATGCAAATGCTGTTGTTCGATTAGATGAAACCATTGTTGACGTAAGAGCGATCAACGATATGGAAATCTCAGAAAAACGGATTGTAACGGTTCTCAACGAAAAAGGAATCTACAAAATTGGAGCTGCTGTTGGTTATGATAACGACATTAAAGTAAAAGATGTAGAAGTTAGAATCTATGACAAATTTGGAAAGCAAATTAAGAAAATTCGTGAACGCGATTTCATAGATGTAAGTGCTGTTTCTGGCGGAACTATGTATACAGATTCACGTGTAAAATATATTGATTACACACCGACAGAATATCCGTTTACGGCAGTATTTACAAGTACAATCCAAACCAAAAACACAGCAAACTTGCCAAGTTTCAATCCAATAGGATACTATATAGGAATTCAAAAAAGTCGTTACAAAATTACGTATCCATCATCATTTATCTTACACAAAAAAGAACTCAATTTAAAAGAATTTGGAGTTATAAAAGATGAAAAAGAAGGAAAGCTGTCGTATAGTATTGAAAATTTTCCAGGTATAAAACCTGAATCACTAAGTCCATCAGAATCCGAAATTGAGCCGAAAGTATTCTTAGCGTTAAACAAATTTAGTTATGATGGCGTTACCGCCGAAATTAACAATTGGGAAGAATTTGGTTCATGGATGTATCAAAGTTTATTAAATGGTCGTGCAACGGTTGATGCAGAAACAACAGCAACCATTGAAAACTTAGTGGCAAACGCAACTTCAGATCGTGAAAAAGCAAAAATCATTTATGAATTCATGCAAAACAAAACACGGTATATCAGCGTGCAAGTTGGTATTGGAGGTTTTCAGCCAATTCCAGCAAATGAAGTAGACAAAGTTGGGTATGGCGATTGTAAAGGTTTGACAAACTACACCATGGCTTTACTAAAAATTGCAGGTGTAGAATCGTATTACACGCATGTAGAAGCTGGAAACGAAATAGTAGGTTTCTATGATGACTTTGCGTCGCTAGCACAAGGAAATCATGTGATCTTAAACATTCCAAATAATGGTGATGATATCTGGTTGGAATGTACAAGTCAAAAAGTACCTTTTGGTCACATTGGCGACTTTACAGATAATAGAAATGTATTAGTCATTACACCTGAAGGTGGAAAAATAAAGCGCACGAAAAAATACAGCACAGAAGAAAATCTGCAAGAAACAAATGGTTTGTACACGCTAAACAATGACGGAAACATCATTGCCGATGTTACTGTGATGACAAAAGGAATTCAGTACGACAGTCGGTATTATCTGCAAGACCGATCTGATGTAGAAAAAGACAAACATTACAAAAGATATTTTAGAACCGTAAACAACGTAAACATTGATGAAATTGCGCTTAAAAATGATAAAGAAGCAATTGCATTCTCTGAAAAAATAAAATTTAAAGCAGATGCATATGGTGTCATTACGGGCAATCGTATGTTGTTTGCGCCAAATGCCTTAAACAGATATACAAACATTCCGGATAGATACCGAAATCGTAAATTTCCATTAGAAATTCAACGCGGTTATTACGATACGGATGCTTACGAAATAAAACTGCCAAATGATTACAAAATAGAAGCCATTCCAGACAATGTAACTTATGAAACCAAATTCGGAAGTTACTCGTTTACAATTACAAAAAAGGATGATCAAACCTTGCAATATCAAAGAACAATTAAAATAAAAGATGGTTTATATCCAAAAGAAGCCTATAAAGAATATCGAAAATTTATCAAAAAAATCGTCAAATACGATGGTTCTAAAATCGTATTAATCAAAAAATAACAAAGTATCAC from Kordia antarctica encodes the following:
- a CDS encoding bifunctional 3-deoxy-7-phosphoheptulonate synthase/chorismate mutase type II yields the protein MENKKELRNWLDAFGLDHPLVIAGPCSAETEEQVLKIAHQLKDTDATVLRAGIWKPRTRPGNFEGVGALGLKWLQKAKEETGMLIATEVANANHVRLALEHDVDVLWIGARSTVSPFIVQEIADALNGTDKIVLVKNPVNPDLPLWLGAIERLYTANIKNLGVIHRGFSTYEKTRYRNNPEWQIPIELQNRFPDLPLILDPSHIAGRRDIIFDICQTGLDLNYDGLMVETHFDPDNAWSDAKQQITPATLVEYMEDLKIRKETDTEADYKNALNTSRTQIDVIDHQLIEMLGKRMKVADKIGALKKDKNVAILQTKRWNEILGKMILEGEENKLSEEFILKIFKAIHQESINHQKKIINS
- a CDS encoding pyridoxal phosphate-dependent aminotransferase — translated: MIPAKRIHTVEEYYFSKKLREVRGLIAAGKPIINLGIGSPDLQPPTVVVTALEASLHDETAHKYQSYQGIPELRNAIADFYQKNYNVSLNANDEILPLMGSKEGIMHISMAYLDEGDEVLIANPGYPTYTSVTKLLGAIPKYYNLDASTNWLPDLAKLEQQDLSKVKLMWVNYPHMPTGAKATKGFFERLIVFAKKHQILIINDNPYSFILNDEPLSILSIAGAKDVALELNSLSKSFNMAGWRTGMVMGKAAHIQHVLKVKSNMDSGMFYGIQKGAIKALESSKEWFTELNKIYAKRRELIWELATKLECVFDKETAGMFVWAKMPKNSNLTSEAFIDKLLYEKDVFITPGSIFGTQGEGYVRFSLCVSEEKIKEVIKRIEQ
- the gldA gene encoding gliding motility-associated ABC transporter ATP-binding subunit GldA codes for the protein MSIVVENITKIYGEQKALHNVSFRIAKGEIVGFLGPNGAGKSTMMKILTTYLKATSGNAVVNEFDTTTEARNVQKSVGYLAEHNPLYLDMHVREYLAFNANVYKTPKSRIEEVIVMTGLLPEAHKKISQLSKGFRQRVGLANALLHDPEVLILDEPTTGLDPNQLTEIRNLITSIGKEKTIFLSTHIMQEVEAICDRVIIINKGEIVADTTLAKLQKDQKQVIEIEFDYRIEDVLIQQIPHVTHVVNTHGLVYEITFDTTKDMRPTVFDFAHDNDLKALKINQKNKNLESLFRELTN
- the rsgA gene encoding ribosome small subunit-dependent GTPase A, with translation MIGTVYKSTGSWYLVKTEEGKAYECRIKGKFRLKGIKSTNPIAVGDKVNFTLETDNNTETGIIDKIFDRKNYIIRKSVNLSKQTHIIASNIDQVFLLITIDNPPTFPNFIDRFLVTAEAYSIPCVLTFNKIDTYTEIERRAEVMYLKDIYEKIGYECIEISAKENKNIEAIKQRMKGTVSMFAGHSGVGKSTLVNAIAPELNLKTKEISDQHKQGQHTTTFAEMFDLEFGAKIIDTPGIKGFGIVDMEKEELDNYFPEFLALKNNCKFNNCIHIEEPYCAIKDAVDDGEIAWSRYKSYVQIIENEENNYRVDEFKDD
- a CDS encoding prephenate dehydratase — translated: MKQTIAIQGIQGSNHHKVAQLYFGNDVQLDECLSFDALVSSLMNEKSSYAIMALENTIAGSIIPNYALIDTNNIHINGEFYLNIHHHLMALPNQTIEDITEVCSHPMALLQCKEFFKKYPHIKLVEDADTAAVAERIQQKQLKGVAAIATKTAAELFNLEILSGEIQTIKTNATRFVILQKKPPKNGIDQIDKASLRFELDHKRGSLATVLNVMSDCKIDLTKIQSLPIIERPWKYAFFVDVTFEDYENYTKAISVLEIMTTSLKVLGTYKNQRNQ
- the dtd gene encoding D-aminoacyl-tRNA deacylase — encoded protein: MKAVIQRVSEASVTVDQKKVAEISHGVLILLGIEHEDTHEDIAWLSAKISKLRIFNDENGVMNTSLIDINGEAIVVSQFTLHASTKKGNRPGYIKAAKPDVSIPLYEAFVAQLEQDIHKKVHTGIFGADMKVALLNDGPVTIIIDTKNKE
- a CDS encoding class I lanthipeptide is translated as MKKNKVNSKISITKSVIASLNEVDVRKIVGGAITGNDCLNNTLRCHESEVISCYSPCGGSAATIGCHK
- a CDS encoding class I lanthipeptide, translating into MKKNKVNSKISITKSVIASLNEVDVRKIVGGANNTHIVCYNNTERCKLSNEISCYSPCGPGGFGTLACNPGTTNC
- a CDS encoding prephenate dehydrogenase: MNVYIIGIGLIGGSMSLDIQEKYPEAIIYGIDANETHLEEALQGKLIHKKAILQDVQFADVVIVTIPVHVSVGVITEVLNTINDDTLVIDAGSTKEKICESIATHPKRRNFLASHPIAGTEFSGPKAAVKGLFIGKTIIICEVEKTAFTLQEKALEIFKNLGMRIRYMDSKSHDKHIAYVSHLSHISSFMLGKTVIEKEKNERDIFDLAGSGFASTVRLAKSSPAMWTPIFEQNKANVIETLEEYIANLQEFKNLMLQDNFEGIYQEMENTNHIKKILKGIK